A genomic segment from Centroberyx gerrardi isolate f3 chromosome 22, fCenGer3.hap1.cur.20231027, whole genome shotgun sequence encodes:
- the arl8 gene encoding ADP-ribosylation factor-like 8, with translation MGLIFAKLWSFFCNQEHKVIIVGLDNAGKTTILYQFLMNEVVHTSPTIGSNVEEIVVKNTHFLMWDIGGQESLRSSWNTYYSNTEFIILVVDSTDRERLAISKEELYRMLAHEDLRKAAVLIFANKQDMKDCMSAAEISKYLTLSSIKDHPWHIQSCCALTGEGLCQGLEWMTSRAGLR, from the exons ATGGGCCTCATATTCGCCAAACTGTGGAGTTTCTTTTGTAATCAAG AGCACAAGGTGATAATCGTGGGACTGGACAATGCGGGAAAAACTACGATACTCTACCAATT TCTGATGAATGAGGTGGTCCATACATCACCCACCATCGGAAGCAACGTGGAAGAAATAGTGGTGAAGAACACTCACTTCCTGATGTGGGATATAGGAGGGCAGGAGTCTCTCAGGTCCTCCTGGAACACCTACTACTCTAATACAGAG TTCATCATTCTGGTGGTGgacagcacagacagagagaggttggCCATCTCTAAAGAGGAGCTCTACAGGATGCTGGCTCATGAG GACCTGAGGAAAGCAGCTGTGTTGATATTTGCCAATAAGCAGGATATGAAGGACTGTATGTCTGCAGCGGAGATCTCCAAATACCTCACCCTGAGCTCCATCAAAGACCACCCCTGGCACATCCAGTCCTGCTGCGCACTCACAGGAGAGGg cttATGCCAAGGCCTTGAGTGGATGACCTCGAGGGCTGGATTAAGATAG